In Spodoptera frugiperda isolate SF20-4 chromosome 1, AGI-APGP_CSIRO_Sfru_2.0, whole genome shotgun sequence, the following are encoded in one genomic region:
- the LOC118272048 gene encoding uncharacterized protein LOC118272048, producing MAEIDEVRSTQKSLEEKFAPLQDLVTKQMEALQAQIQAAGPSKDTIAKVAEEFRTFRELIFGVLKLLRSQMSECSRQIDELATRSRRKALIIQGIPEKEGENIIDSVLELVNGRLGCKLTATSIRASHRLGQASADHHRPILVRFASVDSKSSVWRAKTRLKGTKIAIREFLTRERQGIFVKARQHFGMRSVWTQDGVIVIKASDGSRCRITTMGELSPLLAKYPKTQGTSSSGARRDADEAGGTLKVTRR from the coding sequence ATGGCAGAAATAGATGAGGTCCGTTCAACACAAAAATCCTTGGAGGAGAAGTTCGCGCCCTTGCAAGACTTGGTCACAAAGCAGATGGAAGCACTCCAGGCTCAGATCCAGGCAGCCGGCCCCAGCAAGGACACCATCGCCAAGGTGGCAGAAGAGTTCCGCACATTTAGGGAACTCATCTTCGGTGTGCTGAAGCTCCTGCGAAGTCAGATGTCCGAATGCTCCAGACAAATTGATGAGCTTGCGACCAGGAGCCGTCGAAAGGCGCTGATCATCCAAGGCATACCTGAAAAAGAGGGGGAGAATATTATTGATTCGGTGCTCGAGCTTGTCAATGGAAGACTCGGCTGCAAACTCACCGCAACATCTATAAGGGCTTCACACAGGCTGGGGCAAGCTAGTGCTGACCATCACCGGCCTATTCTTGTTAGATTTGCCAGTGTGGACAGCAAATCTTCAGTGTGGCGGGCCAAAACTCGCCTAAAAGGAACCAAGATTGCCATCCGTGAATTCCTGACGAGAGAAAGGCAAGGCATCTTTGTGAAGGCGCGTCAGCACTTTGGGATGCGGTCGGTCTGGACTCAGGACGGCGTCATCGTCATCAAGGCCTCTGATGGGAGCAGGTGCAGGATCACTACAATGGGTGAGCTAAGTCCTCTGCTGGCTAAGTACCCAAAGACACAGGGCACTTCCTCATCCGGGGCCAGGCGGGACGCGGACGAGGCTGGCGGAACCCTGAAAGTGACACGCAGATAA